The Chelonoidis abingdonii isolate Lonesome George chromosome 15, CheloAbing_2.0, whole genome shotgun sequence genomic interval TTAGTAAAGAAACAAAGGACTACTTGAGCATGAAGATCAAAGTGCTTGCTCCTCCTGGGAGCGTTGGTCTGCCTGCAAAAAGATTGATGCAGATTGATAGTGTGACGTGGTTGACAACTTATTTGGTTGTTTTCCTTGGTGCACTTGTTCTGTGAATAAATTTGTGAATTTTCAATACTTTCAGTCTTATACTTATAATGAGTGCTATATATACTGCTAGATATGCAATATAGTTctaatttatttgaattttaagTGTGTATAGAAAGGAACATATTGTATGCATCTTGATTTTGAGCCACTAAAATCAGAACAGATTTGGACCCAAAAACTTATCACTGTAATAGAAGGGAAATAATCctttttaatgttgatttttaaaaacaatacatatACTATAACATTACTTATCCTGaaagtttgtttccttttttcaggAATGTCCAGGTTTTTTCATAATGGGTTCTGCTTGAGAAAAGATGCTGTTGCTGCCAGTATtcaaaagattgaaaaaatctTGCAGTGGTTTGAGAGCCAGGAGCAGCTTAACTTCTATGCAAGTTCCTTACTGTTTGTTTATGAAGGTTCCTGTCAGCTGACAGCCACAAGGTTGAGTGATGGCACTTTAGCAGAGAAGAGAGTAGTGCCTAAAGGACTCTTACAAGATGGAGACTTACTGgggtataataataatattcatgTAATAAATTCTACAGAGAATGGAAAAATAGAGGCCTCTGTAGGTAAAAGCTTGCCTAAAATTTATGCATTTCACAAAAAGGCATATTCAAAGAGGCACCACAGTCAGATCTCACTAAAAGCCGAAAACCTGGAGCAAGACAATGTATGGAAAAGCAGCACTTGCATTTCCCAAGAACATCTAAATGGAAATGTTATACCCCAACTGGAAAAGGTTTTCTGCCATATGCCCAAAGAGATGAAGGAAAATGCAGATGTAGAAGTCAGAATGATAGATTTTGCTCATGTGTTTCCTAGTAACACAAAGGACAAGGGCTACATTTATGGTCTGAAGAATTTAATTACTGtacttcaaaatattttggataaCTAAATTGTTTGTTATGGATTTAATGAGGGCCAGTGATAACGAAAAGCAACAACATAAAAGAACTTTTGCTCTTGTAATGCTGTATAACTGGGTTTGTATTGTTCTACATTTTATTTGTCTTTGTACTTTTGGTAGAAGGGTTTAACTTTTTATACTcttactcaggaaaattaattggTAGTTGATTAGTAAAGTATGAAAGGATAAAATTTTTAGAAAGTTCAAGAAGTGATGATAGTGGATATATGAATTAATGTAATGAAACATGCTTTGCCCAAATCAAAGGAAAAGTGCTATCTTAGAATTAATTATTGAGGTAGCTCCCCATAACTGCTTTTGGTTAGATGATGTCTGTTCACCTAGCCTTGACACTGAGCCTTATCTAAAATAACGGGTTGTTGGAAGATAGGCAGAAAACTAGAAAGCCTAGGCTGATGTCCTCAGTATTGCTCTCCATGATTACTACATTGTTAAAACTGGAGTAACCCTACTTTGAGAGAGATCCTATTTACATGCTGAATTCTAATTTAGCAACCAGCATATCAAGTGGTGCTTCTTAAAGAAATGGCATGATATTGCTGCATTCTAAAAACTGGTAGGAGCTTCCCCTTTCTCATGGGTAGCCCTTAATGTAAGTTCATAGTCGACAGGCTACAATGTAATTAATGTGTAAGTGCTATTGAAATGCTGGAGTAAAGAATCATAAATGAAAATAACTTTAATTGTATATTTGTGTGATAAGtctttatttatgttttaaaaggaaaaagaaaaatctagaaATCCCATCTTGTATTTGATGTAAAATTTCTAAGCCTGCTCAGTTTGTCTTCTGAAACATACTTTTACTTACATTTTATCTGTGGAATATCTGCCATTGTGATTAAATGGAGAACTTCCATCAGATTCCTTTCTTCTAAAAATGACATTatagcaaaaaaagcaaaacaaaatatggcattttaaaaaggaacatttattGCATATTGTCTCTGCctgttggttttatttatttattttattaaatgttcaGAGTTCCACTGTAGGGTAGTACCTAATAGAAGCCATGAGTGGTATATGCAGAGGAGCCCTTGTAACTGAAAGACCAAATTTAACCCGTATGTAATCTGGCACGgttccattcacttcactggagTTGTACCTTACTTACACCAGGGCTAAATTTGACCCTTATTACTGACACACAAGCAGGCTATGTAATTTGAAAGCAAATCTGTTTTTGTGTACAGGCAAAATAAAGATTCATATGCATTAGTTTTGTGCTGGAACGTCCCAAGTATATTTTGCGTGCCCCTTTATGTGCCGTTTATGCTGCTGAACTAATTTGCATACATAGTCAGCCTTATGAGATGCTTAGAATGTTTTAGTACCTGCTGTGAAAGGTGCTTTATGCTGAAGTTAAACCCAAAATAAAATGGCTAGAATGAACTCTGGTCTTGGAATTACATATTTATTAATTCTAAACATGGATTTAATGTGGCCTTGCTTCTCAATATAGTGTTATGCACTGTGCACTGATTCGTACAACTCCCTTTGCAAATTTTGTTAGAAACAGTTTTGTATTTTGGAAAGAGATAATTGCCTTTTCAATCTAACTAGTTTTTATATCAGGCTGTCTCAACATTTAGATGCTGAGATACTTATTTAATTAGAAGCAAAATAAAAGTATAACGTAATAGGTTGTAaactaaattgatttttttttctagttaatagTTGATAATGCCTTAGTGTTAAAACAAGCAATTTGCAAGGCAAGATGTATTCAAAGCATGGAAAAATAATTGCTCCAAAGTAGGAACATAgtcattttaatggaaattttatgCAAAATGTAGTGAAGGctaaaggaaaataataaaagagaTTTTATGTTTTGATGGCATTTCCTTTACAAACTTAAATTTAGACTCTCTGATGCTCACCAGAAGTTAGGAGTATTGATTTGAGTCATATTCCTGGGAAAGTTTCATTTTGTTGCAGTTATGCTCTTGTTTCTGTGTTTGCTGTTTTGTTCTATCCTACAAGTAGTTAACACTATTCTAGCCTGTTTATGGCAATTAGAGTAGTTTAGCTTGTTAATGACAATTTTCCCAAGTATATTCAAAATGCTTTATAGAAAAAGCAGTAGAAAACCCATGTTATAACTGCATTTGAATTCTCACCTGTAATTCATCTCTGTTGCATATTACTACATTTGTGTGACGGAAATCAAACTTTTGATTCCATGGAGCCTGTTGCTGGAAAATGATCGGTCTTCTCCCAGTCAGAAATGTGTGTGCACTCCTGTCTGTACTGTAATGTGTATGTCTTAAGTATTTGAATGCCCTTTTAGTGTTGCTTATGGCAAGTAATGCACCTGGAATATTGTTAAATTGTCAGattattttgaataaaataatCTAAATAATTATATCCTTTTTTAACAGAAATTACAGATATATTTTCTattaattaaaactgcaattcagAAGATAGAACTagtatttttaatctgaaattagATATAGCTGAATGCTTGTTATGGAAGTGCTTCAACATAGTATCTCCTGTGAGTTTAAGTCTGCAAAATTACCACGTTCAGACTATATTTTTGCACATTTTAGGTTAATATATTAGTGTCTTGTACAGTGCaaataaacattttcagttttagcTGGAAATGTAGTTAGATCACTGAAATTAGTACCTTGACTTTCGTTGGTAAACCAATTACAAAAATCAACAGTAAACAAAAGGAAGACACACTGACCAGTATCCATATGTTTTAGCATTGATTCTTTTGGGCCTAATTTTTCATATGATCTGTGTCCCCTCTTTACAATCCCCATATTATCCATGTATGAAATGTACGATATAGAGAACAGTTACTCAGTAGTCTTCACTTAAATATTAGTGAGACTTATGGGTATTTctgctaaataaaaacaaataataactgACTGAAGTAATCCATGATCTCTATTATCTATTGATTAAATCTGACTAAATGAGTGTTTTGATTTAAGCAATAAGCATGAAAGACATTTGATCTAACAAAATAATCAGTT includes:
- the IPMK gene encoding inositol polyphosphate multikinase isoform X2, with the protein product MHARSWKQEALGAESAKAYCWRTEKYKHYQTPGDKSCGILQHPDGTVLKQLQPPPRGPREQEFYNKVYAADCCDSVLLELRKYLPKYFGSWSPPTAPNDLYLKLEDVTRKFNKPCIMDVKIGQKSYDPYASAEKIQQQVSKYPLMEEIGFLVLGMRVYHIHSDSYETQNQHYGRSLTKETIKDGMSRFFHNGFCLRKDAVAASIQKIEKILQWFESQEQLNFYASSLLFVYEGSCQLTATRLSDGTLAEKRVVPKGLLQDGDLLGYNNNIHVINSTENGKIEASVGKSLPKIYAFHKKAYSKRHHSQISLKAENLEQDNVWKSSTCISQEHLNGNVIPQLEKVFCHMPKEMKENADVEVRMIDFAHVFPSNTKDKGYIYGLKNLITVLQNILDN